Genomic segment of Macadamia integrifolia cultivar HAES 741 unplaced genomic scaffold, SCU_Mint_v3 scaffold1238, whole genome shotgun sequence:
ATTCGGGGTGTCCGAAAGGAGGCTGGTAGGAGGGCTTTGAAATTTCTCCTCAGAGAATCTTCGCCAGAGATTCTATATATAGCTAAACCGATGGTTGAGGTCAGTAGTTTTCCctcattattttttgataaattgggTTATACGGATGAAGTGATTCCCAATAATCGTCAGGATAGGGTGCCCAATATTTGGGTTATCTGGAAGAGAGGTATGGCTCGTCCTTCCCTGGTTTCAATGTCAGACCAACAACTCACTGTTGAGATTGATTGGATGGGTAAAAGAGTTCTCATGTCATTTATCCATGCCAGTTGTTTCAAAATTGAGCGTAGATCTCTTTGGTCTGATCTTGCTTCAATTTCTACTACTTCTTCTCCATGGGTAGTTATTGGCGACTTTAATGCCACTCTAATGTCTCATGAGAAAAGAGGGTTGGGTAATTTTAATTTGGGATCTGCAGCAGAGTTCCAGGCTATGGTTGACACGTGTATGCTCCTTCCCTGCCCCTCTCAAGGGAAAAAATACACTTGGTCGAATAACTGTAAAAGGGGTAATGTGATGGCGGTCTTGGATCGGAGTTTTTATAATGAACAGTGGATTGATGAGTTCAAGAATGTTTCCCAGCGGGTCCTCACATGCTCTGCGTCGAATCACTCTCCTCTGTTGATTCAATCTTCTGTTGTCCCAAAACCCCCCAACATCCCATTTCGCTTCCATAGCTTCTGGATGGAGAACAACGGTTTTCTCCCGATGGTGGAGAATGTTTGGTCGTAGTCTGTTAGTGGAAATTCGATTTCTAGACTAGCCCAAAAGCTGAAAAATGTAAAATTAGCTATCAAGGCCTGGGCAAAAGGGGCTTTCCCTAATCTAAATGAGGACGTGGATAAGGCTACGTCAAATTTAAAAAGAGTGCAGGATTCTATTGTTGAATCTGGAATGACCGACCTCCTTTTTAATGAAGAGGCCGATGCAAAAACTGCTCTCTTGAATGCATCAAAGCTACATGAGAAAATGtgtttgagaaagaaaaaatcaaatggttaaAGAATGGGGATCggaattcaaaatttttccatctctcaTTTAAAATTAGAAGATCAAAAAATCAGATTAGCTCTCTGCAGCGTGAGGATGGTTCTTGGATTTCGGAGCATCAGGATTTGGCCAATTATATGGTCAACTATTATGAGAATTTCCACTCTCATACTCCGATATCTCCTCACCATGAGTTGCTGGACCAGATCCCAAGAATATTATCTGATGACGCTAATTTTTTTCTGGATGCCATTCCTACCAGAGAGGAAATCAAGCAGGCGGTGTGGGACCTTGATGCAGATAGCTCTCCAGGGCCTGATGGTTTCTCAGGTCAGTTTTTTAGAAGGTGTTGGGACATTGTGGAGAAAGACTTTTGTCGGGCAATGTTTAATTTTTTCCTGGTTGGAAAGATCCCTAAAGGGGTCAATAATTGTTTCCTCACCTTGATCCCTAAAATTAATGGTGCATCATCCTTAGATAAATTTCGACCCATATGtatagggaattttttttgtaaggtctTGTCCAAAATTTCTGCCACTTGATTAACTTCTCTTCTCCCAAGGTTAATTTATGCAGAATAGGGTGCCTTTcagaagggtaaaatcatctcaTCAAATATTGGCCTAGAGTCCGAGCTAGCAAATTTGATGCACTTTGCAGTAAGGGGAGGTGGTATGGGCATAAAGCTGGATGTGCAAAAGGCTTATGATTCCCTTTCTTGGGATTTTTTGCTTGCCACGTTAGAAAAATTTGGCTTCTCCCCAAAGTGGATTAACAGGGTTCACCAGCTGCTTATTTCAACAAggatttttatcttattgaatggaggtccagtgggtttttttggggttggccgtggtttgagacaaggggaccccATATCTCCTATTCTGTTCATTTTGAGCGAGGAAGTGCTATGTAGAGGCCTCAAAAATGTGGTTGTGGAAGGTAAGATGAAATCTCTCTCGGGTCTGAGAGGTGCTGTTACTCCCTCTCATCtgctttttgcagatgacattttcatttttatgaatggCTCTGCCACTTATGTTAAGCAGCTCCATGCTTTTTTATCCAAGTATCAGGAGTTCTATGGTCAGAAGATTAACTTGGAGAAAAGCaagatattttttgggaaaattgctCCTCATAGAAGACAATTTATAACTGAGTATTTGGGAGTGGCAGCGGCTACCCTTCCCACCAAATACCTGGGGGTGGAGATCtttaaaggaagagtgaaaaataaccaccttcttcctcttctggatAAGATAAAAGGCAGACTTAcaggatggaaagggaaactcCTATCTATGGCTGGAAGGGTGGAACTTGTTAAGTCGGTCATTTCTGGGATTCCAATCCTTAACTTCTCTATATATTGGTGGCCCGAAGGATCGATGAAGTTGGTGGAGCTTTGGATCCGAAATTTTGTCTGGTCAGGGGATATGGAGGTCTCGAAGAAGATTGTGATTAAATGGGATAAGGtgtgtaaaccaaaaaaagaaggtggTTTGGGCATCAGAAGATTGCATGAAGTGAACTTTGCTTGTTTATGTAAATTGGCGTGGCAGATTAAGCATGAAGACTCCATCATAAGCAGAATTTTCAAGGAACGATTTATTAATGTTGATGGTTCGCTGAAAATGGGATATAAATCCTCTTCCATATGGCCTGGCTTGAAGAaggtttggaattttatttccaaaCATGAGCAATGGATTGTAGGTAATGGGGAGAAAATCAATTTCTGGCAGGATCGGTGGCTGGACTCAAAGTCTATTGCAAAGCTTTCCAATCTGGATCAATCCCTTTTCTCTGGTACTAAGGTGAAAGTTGCAGATTTTATTgataatttctcttggaattttcCTCCAGTCGATTCTACTTTCCTTGCCCAAAAGTGGAACCAagcaaaaaatattctcatccAGAATGTAGAAGACTCTTGTGTTTGGCGGTTAACCTCTTCAGGTGATTTCTCTATAAAATCAGCTTGGGAAGAATATAGGgagaaacaccaaaaaattagtTGGTATTCTCTTATTTGGTATTCTGGTATTCAGCCAAGACAAGCGACTTTTGCTTGGCGAATGATACAGAATAAATTGCCAACCGATGACAATGTTTGTAAAAGAGGAATTCCTCTTGTATCTCAGTGCTCGCTGTGTGGCAAAGAGAGGAATCGTTGATCCATATTGTCtacaaatgtgaattttcttcTAGCATATGGAGAGATTTCTGCTTTGGTTTTGATGTGCAATGGCCTCCATTTGTGGACATGGAAAATCTTTGTGCGTGGTGGAAACAAACTGCTAGAAAGTGTTATTTTAAAAGAGTGTGGCTAAGTggcttctcccttcttccataTTTCATATGGCAGGTAAGGAATGCAAGACGATTTGAGGAAAAATCAATAACAGCCAATCACTGTTTTGCAATGGTTAAGAGTGAGATCAGCCTCCAGGAGATAGATACAATCCTTCAGACAATTTTTGGGAGTATACACAAACTTTGAAGCTGAAGTCCTAGCAGTTATTTATGGTCTGGAAATGGCTAGAGCATTGGATATTACCCAATTATGGGTTGAGTGTGACTCGGTGGCCGtggttcttcttatttctcaatGGAAAGTCCCGTGGTATGTGCTTCAGAGGTGGATGAGCGTAGGCCCGTACCTACAGTCCGTAACCTGGAAGATTACTCATTGCCTACGTGAAGCTAACCCAGTGGCTGATTTCCTTGCAAAGTCTACTGCAAAATTGGAAGAGTCCACTTCAGTAGCTTCTTGGCCTGTGCTAGTTGCCATGGAGTTAGATGTTGATAGGCacaatcggcctagatatcgtTTTAAATAATGGTGCTTTTGTTGCTTTGtctattttttggtttggcTAGGTTTTAGCTTTGATTTCTTCTCcactaatggcaatgccgaaggtggattaatTTTCAACTAATTCCATACAACTTGTTCTTTTTCCATGtgcattctttttcttcttttctcttttttaatacatatgatgttctagcgaaaaaaaagtgAATGTTACCTTTGAAGTGTGATTATGACCTATGTAATGGATCAGAAATGATCCAAATTCATATGGATCGAACTAAATTTTTGTACTCATGGATTTAAATCCCACCTAggattcaaatatatatatatagatatatatattttttggctaatgacgggtatccaagcctttagcctgactagtcccgcaggcCCATACTAACTCCAAAACCGCATAGACcgatcataccggggttgaatgagaaccattcaactttcacttaaagcagtgaagagcactaaacacccccgtgtgagtggcccaaggtgtgcctagtgggagtcgaactcaggacgTTCGAGTTTacagctcgtaccaagttcgttgctcaccaactgcgctgcCCCTTTGGGTTAATTCAAATAAATTAGATATAATAATTCTTGTACATGATTTATGCTACGCTAAAAGCCTTGGATTCAATTAGAAACCAAAGAAGTTTTAGTTTGCCCAGTTAGATCCAAGATCATAATTGTAGAACAAATTTACCTTTAAGATCCCATTTCCATCATAGTTGAGTAGCctccttaaataaataaattaaaaaagaaaaaagtagagAGGGAATATCCTAGTTAGGAGACATATTAGAGCAAATTTGGTGTTTGCCCCAAATCCAATGATTCTGCCTACCTCATAGAAATGTTTGAGGGGTAGCTTAGTACCCTATCTGAATTGCACAATTGGGATCCCAGCATCAAACACATTTTAAATTATGGCATAAAAAATAAGTGATAATCCTTTTGAAATGTGATTGGGCTTTACCATCACATATTATATGATGTTACCATTTTCATTAATGCATTGGGTTTTTAAGATTAAGTTGCAGTCAAACCAAAAATCACATCAATATATGGCACTAATTTGGATTGCAATACACACTTTCTTGTGTTTGTatgtaattgttttttttttttttttttttccctattaatGATGACATAACGATATTCCATAGATCTTCAGAGATGAAGCATTGAGATTTGGGGAATGAGCAGTGCATAAGGATTctacaggaagaagaagattgaaagTTCTTGCGATTGTCCTTCGGCCGATGGAAGCGGTGTTGGCCCAAAGATGGAGTTGGTTGAGTAAGATATTGATGGTTTCTACTTTCTACGGAGGAAGGTTTCTTTTTAAGAGTTCTTTCTATCCaactcccttttttttgttttattatcttCGGGGAGATGACTTCAGGTGAGTGTGATCTAAGCAGTATAGAGTGCAAACAGGAGAAACGATTAACGCATGATTCTTGAACTGGACGAGCTTAAttcttttcttaggaattagaagaaggaaagaaatgcTTACAATGTCCCAACCACTTTGGTTGTATTTGCTTCAATTTGGTTTCCTCTGAATATTCTCGCCATTCATATTTTGGGGTTCATCTCTTCATCTAATAACACATTGCTAGCTTTCAAATCTCCATGAATGATTCTCAACAAGGAGTCTTGGTGAAGATAAAGGACACCTCGACCAATTCCAACTATAATTTAAAATCGTTTTCTCCAATCAAGCAATGcactctttgttttgttttatctgTCCAAGGTTTTACATGAAATGATTAGAAATTAATGATAGCCGTCCATTCAGTTAGCAAATGGTAGTCTACAATATGTGGCTGTATATTTTGTCATAATATAAAGGAAATAGTGGGTTAAAACAAATTTCTTTATTGGGCCTTGATTGGTTAACCACAATTCGTAAGACCAAGTCTGACACCATTGGTTTTATCCTTCCTCCAATGTAGACTTTCATACAATGGGGGTATTTTGCGTAGCTAAAATCTTACTTTCTTGATGATGTTTTATCTTACATGGGAAAAAGTTTTACCTTATCGGTGCCATGTAACGATGGTGACAGCTTATTATCACTAGGTAAAGAGAGATTATTccttaagttaaaaaaaaaaaaataataataataataatttaaggtGGTATGGAGAGAAACataccaaaaatgaaaaagtcCAAGCTTTTGTTGGGCATGTACTCATAGATTaacatcttttcttcttcctcgaGGCTACAAGCAAGGAGCTTAACCAAATTTCTATGTTGAAGTTTGGCAATCAATAGAACTTCAGTTTTAAACTCTTCCATTCCTTGCCCTGAATGACTAGATAATCTTTTATCAGCTATCTTCTTCCCGTTGAACAAGCAACCCTGAAATACAATCAGTAACATATTCAATTGTTACAAACAATGGAACTTAGAATTCATATACGCTAAATGTTAACTGATGATGCAATATGGGAAGAGGTTCCACCTTATAGATAGCACCAAAACCGCCTTCTCCAAGCTTATTATTGGGAGAGAAATTATCGGTGGCAGCTGGAACATCTACTTCAATGAATGGTAATTCAGATTTCGTCTCATTGTTTTCAAGCCCATTCATTccagaatattttttattacatCTTGTACCAGTTTTGAAATCAAATAAGAATGATCGTTGTCTCTGCCGCTTCTTAATGGCCCCTGATTGAGCATAGTTTAACATTATTAGAAGTTGCTTGATACAGTAGTTTCAGAAAATTAACCTTCCATAATGGCATGATTGAACATTAGGAAACTGGGCTTAACTCACTAACTAGCTACAGATGAATctaacaaaatatttttccacaaaaataaaataaaataaaatatttaagaaaATACCCTTTTTTATACAATCTTATCCACATACATGGAATCCACACAAGAACCTTGATccactctcttttttcttttactttttctcttcttcagcAAACCGTACACACATATagcaaagagaaagagaagcaaacTCAAAACAAGAGACACCATAAGAATCGCCAGTTTCCGCTTGTTGTGCAGAAATCCTTTATCTTTTCTTGCTTGTGCAGCAGCTACACAAACATAAAACCACCGTCATGAACTCATCTCATCCACAGGCCAAAATCCCTATCGTAACAACTAAAGAGATGAATAATGGATGTATATATACAAACCTAACTCCACCGCATCCACACGTACGTATAAATCTTGGCCATTGTAACTGAGATATCGAATGTCCGTTAAGTTGTCAAACCAAGTGTATGCcgtattatcattattattttactCAAGGAATATATTAGAAATATAAGACAAGAATACAAAGATGCCCCAAAGGGCTGAATCAATCAAAACTCAATCTCTtactccaccttcgacattgtcATCAGCAGAGAGGAGGTTGAGACAAGAAACATAGAAACTACAGGTTACGAAAACCGAAACCTTGGTTTTCCAGTTGCATCCCACTCTAAATCATTGAGAGAAAATCTAGGAGGAGCCACCCACTCAGTAGAACTACGAGTTGCAGCAGCATGTTTGGCCAGTCCATCAGCTACAACGTTAATTTCCCATTAGCAACTGTGGATACTCCATCGAATACTACCTAAAAACCCCAAATAACACAGCCATAATTGTTTGTACTTCCATGGGATTGTTTTCTTCACAATACACCATACCATAGTTTTAGAGTCGCATTCTAGATCAATCCTTGTCATGTTAAGAAGTTTGACGACACGAAAAGCTTCAAAGAAGGTAGCTAATTCCGCATCAAAATTTGTGGAGGCACCAACAAAGGATGCAAATCATCTAATTTCCAGCCCATTATGAATAACCCCACCTACGCCTACATAACCTGGGTTACCAAGGGAACAaccatcaatatttattttaCAACAGCTAGATGAAGGGCTCACCCAATATATCTCATTGATGAATTTTGGTATAGGACTCGCTCTAGACAGGAGTAAAGAGGCTGATAGCAACAGCTCGTTCAATGTCTTGATAACCACCGAGAAGATACAAGATAGCCCCTGCAGATCATTGAGAATAGCTCTCACCATCAGGCCACTCTACCATGGCTATAGTATATTGTTTTGGGCTATCAATGATTAAACACTTAAATAGTATTCTGATGCGTCGTTGCTCTTGCAAAATTGATGTTTGTCTGGTGGTACAATGTTACGTTGGTCCTATATATCAACGTTTTGTTGCCTCTTTGGTGCTTCCAGAAATTGGTCTCCCTGATTTGGTTGGAAAGTTAAAGAAAACCACCAAAAGCGATTTTGGTGGAAATtatctctactttttttttgctaatattttattaatataatgAATCAAAAAATGAGTGAGAATTCTATAGCTattattccaccttcggcatagccatcaATAGAATGGCAATCTGACACAATAAAACAGGGGCTTCATCCCAAGATGAGGTTGTCATTGTCTTCGCATCATGCATCGCCAATTTATCAGCCACACAGTTACCCTCTTGATATCAATGTAAAATACACCAAGCAATACCGTTCAGATATCGTTTTAAACTCCAACATCTTTGCTGgggaatatttttattttcgaCACGTCACCACAGCTTGCAAGTCACATTCGATTAAAATCTTCTTTATATATTCAGAGACTTCACCTGTTgaattccaccaaaaaatgCAGCAAATTCAGCAATGAAATTAGTTGTAACAACTTCATAATTTGTAAAGCATCTGACAAGTGCTCCATAGCTATCACACAACACCTCCAACCCCTGTTGGATCAGGATTTTCCAATGAGCATCCATTAATGTTTAATTTGAAAAATCTTTACGGCGACCATCGCCAAACACTTCAATGATGCTACTTGATGACGAACGATTAATTTGAACATGTAACTGCCTTGAAAGAAGTTCTCACACATTCTTCACATTGACTGAAACTAGAGAAGAGAACTCCATTAGATGTTTCATCACTATCCTTACTAGATTCACTTTGACCATGGAGAGGGGGCCGGTGGGAGGGAGAACGAGACAAGTTGGCTCTTCCAATACTGAGAACGAGACCAAAATATTAGAAGTttaaaagagggggagggggggctGCAAGCCCTGCAGGCATGAATGTTCTTCACCGTTCTCCAAAACATCAAAGATCACGATACTTCATGGAAATCCAACCCGAAATCCAGAACTCAACCTGTGCATAGCCTCTTTTTACTGCCTCCTTGAGGTAGTAGGCTAGCCCATGCAGCTCTTTAGCAATCAGTGACGATAAAACCTCTTGGTGGGTGGGGAGTCTGGATTCTCTATTCATATGTGGGGATAATTTTTCACCCCCAGGTGGATAATTACCAATGATAGCAGAATTCTCCCTTGTTTATAGATGTGTCGTTAGGATGGAAATTCTGCTTCATTGGTAACTATCCattttgggtaaaaaattcTCTCCCCATATGGGTAGAGGATCCGAACTTCTGGATCTTTGCAACCTACAAGCATtaatagagaaaaagaagtgTAAAAGGCAGCGTGCCCCTACACATAGACACAGTGTGGGGGCAAAATGACAGCCCCACCCCaaatgaaaggtggaaatcccACCTTTATTGATGTTTCTACTACTGTTCCCATTGGCCTACATGCTGGTAGAGGCTACGCTACTGTTTATGGAATTGctcccaataataataataataaataaaggaaaccAGATCGACATCATTCATTTTCTCAATATTTAAATTGTTTCATGGGTTTacattaaaatattattttttgatgatttttcttaGAGGAAATATCACTCTCTTCTCCTGTACTTAGTCGTAATATCATGTTCCCCTAGGTAGTTTGAAAAATACCACTCCCCTCACCTTAATTtgaaagattctatcaaccgtTCCATTTGTGGCTAACAGTATTAAAGAGGCAATTTAAAAGACAATATTACCCTTTAGCCATcttcaacataaaaaaaaaaaaaaaatccccaaatcgatCTCAGCCCTACGATACAATGCTTCAAACGAATCCCATCTCAGCCTTACGATCATGGCCTAGGGTTTTGAGGAAGCACAGGGCAGTGGCGTTGAGATTATTTCGGCGAAATCAGATTTAGAAGTCTGCAAATTCTGACCACCACCGGCACCATCGAAGTTGTTCACCTATCGGTAAAAATTGGTGCTTGAGGCACAACTTTTGCTGCAGATTCTGCAGGTATTGGTTTTGGAGAATGTTGCTATCTCCTTGCATCGTCTCAAAGAGCACTTgggtttttccttctttgatgGGTCGCAGTTGCGAGAGGTCTCTCCAACACCACCTTCTTGTCTTCCTCGTTGTTACTCGTCATCTCTATCAATATGGAGTAGATTTCGCGGACCACTAGTTTCCTGCTCTCATGATCAGATTTTGGGCACTCGTAGGACTTAACAGATCTATGATCCAAACAGAATACTTGTGTACAATACATGCACAACCCCCAATTTAACACAAAATTTAAAAcgaaattttcaatgaagcaaTCTATTGAGTTCTT
This window contains:
- the LOC122063183 gene encoding G-type lectin S-receptor-like serine/threonine-protein kinase At1g11410 gives rise to the protein MLNYAQSGAIKKRQRQRSFLFDFKTGTRCNKKYSGMNGLENNETKSELPFIEVDVPAATDNFSPNNKLGEGGFGAIYKGCLFNGKKIADKRLSSHSGQGMEEFKTEVLLIAKLQHRNLVKLLACSLEEEEKMLIYEYMPNKSLDFFIFGMFLSIPP